One genomic segment of Balaenoptera musculus isolate JJ_BM4_2016_0621 chromosome 11, mBalMus1.pri.v3, whole genome shotgun sequence includes these proteins:
- the FAM8A1 gene encoding protein FAM8A1, with protein sequence MAEGPEKVRGRPPGQDDGGGDHEPVPSRRGLPAAAPRPRDGPQAEPQAPGRPPAPGLAPPAAAAEESEPPREPENGREAGSGSGSGPGPGAGLQAPVGCEAPEAAAPREKPARLSAREYSRQVHEWLWQSYCGYLTWHSGLAAFPAYCSPQPPAPSYLAGAGAGAAAAPAAGPPPLQLGYYNPFYFLSAAAAGPEPPASAGLTASAPVASPGARAPHVQPPARAAPATRVGPAAASRAPSETGRQAGREYVIPSLAHRFMAEMVDFFILFFIKATIVLSIMHLSGIKDISKFAMHYIIEEIDEDTSMEDLQKMMVVALIYRLLVCFYEIICIWGAGGATPGKFLLGLRVVTCDTSVLIAPSRVLVIPSSNVSITTSTIRALIKNFSIASFFPAFITLLFFQHNRTAYDIVAGTIVVKRNGVR encoded by the exons ATGGCGGAGGGGCCGGAGAAAGTCCGAGGCCGCCCTCCCGGGCAGGACGACGGCGGAGGGGACCACGAGCCCGTTCCTTCGCGAAGAGGCCTTCCCGCCGCCGCCCCACGGCCCCGGGACGGGCCGCAGGCCGAACCCCAGGCTCCGGGccggcccccagccccgggcctcGCTCCCCCCGCGGCCGCCGCCGAGGAGTCGGAGCCGCCGCGCGAGCCCGAGAATGGCAGGGAGGCGGGCTCCGGCTCTGGctccggccccggccccggcgcgGGCCTGCAGGCGCCGGTAGGCTGCGAGGCGCCCGAGGCGGCGGCGCCGCGGGAGAAGCCGGCGCGGCTGAGCGCCCGCGAGTACTCCCGGCAGGTGCACGAGTGGCTGTGGCAGTCCTACTGCGGCTACCTCACCTGGCACAGCGGCCTGGCCGCCTTCCCCGCCTACTGCAGCCCCCAGCCGCCCGCGCCCAGCTACCTCGCGGGCGCCGGCGCCGGCGCCGCCGCTGCCCCGGCCGCCGGGCCGCCGCCCCTGCAGCTGGGCTATTACAACCCCTTCTACTTCCTGAGCGCCGCGGCCGCCGGGCCCGAGCCGCCGGCCTCCGCCGGCCTCACCGCCTCGGCTCCGGTCGCCAGCCCGGGAGCCCGCGCGCCTCACGTGCAGCCGCCAGCCCGGGCAGCCCCAGCGACGAGGGTAGGACCCGCCGCCGCCTCGCGAGCCCCGAGCGAGACCGGGCGGCAGGCAG gtAGAGAGTATGTTATTCCATCCTTGGCCCACAGATTCATGGCAGAGATGGTggatttctttattctcttctttataAAAGCAACCATTGTCTTAAGCATTATGCACCTCAGTGGAATAAA GGATATCTCTAAGTTTGCTATGCATTATATaatagaagaaatagatgaaGACACATCCATGGAAGACTTGCAGAAAATGATGGTTGTGGCGCTTATATACAGATTATTAGTTTGTTTCTATGAG ATAATTTGCATTTGGGGAGCAGGTGGAGCAACCCCAGGGAAGTTCCTGCTAGGGCTTCGAGTTGTGACATGTGATACATCAGTGCTTATTGCACCAAGTCGGGTTTTAGTGATTCCTTCCTCAAATGTTAGCATTACAAc GTCCACTATACGAGCTTTGATCAAGAATTTTTCTATTGCTTCTTTTTTCCCTGCTTTCATCACACTGCTGTTTTTTCAGCATAATCGAACAGCCTATGACATTGTAGCAGGGACCATTGTGGTAAAAAGAAATGGGGTCAGATGA